One stretch of Solirubrobacterales bacterium DNA includes these proteins:
- the murI gene encoding glutamate racemase encodes MSEPRASLPIAVFDSGIGGLTVLHELLVSLPHESYVYLGDTAGFPYGTKPLDWLRPRIATSARFLLDRGSKLLVVACNSATSAGRDVVRQVAEKRGVEVLTVVDPEAEIAAAISDSGRIGVLATPTTVQGGAYRRALDAQGRELEVTEVAAPDLAPIIQNGFPFDQRVMDTVRAYCAPLKRADVDTLILGCTHYPLVAPMLQRMLGRDVRLVTAGHAVAAAAQRALEARALEAESEGEGEYRFLCTGDVEGFRELGTRFLQMPLGQIEHVELGD; translated from the coding sequence ATGAGCGAGCCGCGCGCGTCACTGCCGATCGCCGTCTTCGACTCGGGGATCGGCGGGCTCACCGTCCTTCACGAGCTGCTCGTCTCGTTACCACACGAGAGCTACGTGTATCTGGGCGACACCGCTGGATTCCCCTACGGCACCAAACCTCTGGATTGGCTCCGGCCGCGGATCGCGACCTCGGCCCGCTTCCTGCTTGACCGGGGCTCGAAGCTGCTGGTGGTGGCCTGCAACTCGGCGACCTCGGCGGGGCGGGATGTGGTGCGGCAGGTCGCCGAGAAGCGGGGGGTGGAGGTCCTGACCGTGGTCGACCCTGAGGCCGAGATCGCGGCGGCGATCAGCGACAGCGGCCGGATCGGAGTGCTCGCCACGCCCACCACCGTGCAGGGGGGCGCGTACCGTCGCGCCCTCGATGCGCAGGGGCGTGAGCTGGAGGTGACAGAGGTGGCCGCGCCAGACCTCGCCCCGATCATCCAGAACGGGTTCCCGTTCGACCAACGAGTCATGGACACGGTGCGCGCCTACTGCGCACCGCTCAAGCGCGCCGATGTCGACACGCTGATCCTGGGCTGCACTCATTACCCCCTGGTCGCCCCGATGCTGCAGCGGATGCTCGGTCGCGACGTGCGCCTGGTCACCGCCGGCCACGCCGTGGCCGCGGCCGCCCAGCGAGCGCTCGAGGCCCGGGCCCTGGAGGCGGAGAGCGAGGGCGAGGGCGAATACCGGTTCCTCTGCACCGGCGACGTGGAAGGCTTTCGCGAGCTCGGCACCCGGTTCCTCCAGATGCCGCTGGGTCAGATCGAGCACGTCGAGCTGGGCGACTGA
- the era gene encoding GTPase Era, which translates to MTRSGFVGLAGRPNVGKSTLVNAIVGAKVAIVSDRPQTTRRAIRGIATDESAGWQMVLVDLPGVQRPRDSLTKRMQRRVERELRDADAALLVVDGHQGVGPGDRFIARALLGAKQGTPIVCAVNKCDRLRSPQTAAALAAAAELEAVDELFPISARTGAGLEPLTAQLASLLPEGPFLYPPEDRSDLRSEVHLAELVREQVLRRTREEIPHAVEVEVGELQRRERAQGTLVEVHAELWVETQSQKGILVGKGGRMVREIGTAARKELERELGAQVFLDLQVRVREHWRRDDALLDRIGIE; encoded by the coding sequence GTGACTCGCTCCGGCTTCGTCGGCCTCGCCGGGCGCCCCAATGTCGGCAAGTCGACGCTGGTCAACGCGATCGTGGGCGCCAAGGTGGCGATCGTCTCCGACCGTCCCCAAACCACCCGTCGAGCAATTCGCGGAATCGCCACGGATGAGTCCGCGGGTTGGCAGATGGTCCTCGTGGACCTGCCCGGCGTGCAGCGGCCACGCGATTCGCTCACCAAGCGAATGCAGCGCCGGGTGGAGCGCGAGCTGCGCGACGCCGACGCCGCGCTGCTCGTCGTCGACGGGCATCAGGGAGTCGGTCCCGGCGACAGGTTCATCGCCAGGGCGCTCTTGGGCGCGAAGCAGGGCACGCCGATCGTCTGCGCCGTCAACAAGTGCGATCGCCTCCGCAGCCCGCAGACCGCTGCCGCGCTGGCCGCGGCCGCCGAGCTCGAGGCTGTGGACGAGCTGTTTCCCATCAGCGCGCGGACGGGAGCGGGACTGGAACCGCTGACCGCCCAGCTCGCCTCGCTGCTCCCGGAGGGGCCGTTCCTCTATCCGCCAGAGGACCGGTCAGACCTGCGGAGCGAGGTCCATCTCGCCGAGCTGGTGCGGGAGCAGGTGCTGCGCCGCACTCGCGAGGAGATCCCGCACGCGGTCGAGGTGGAGGTCGGCGAGCTCCAGCGGCGCGAGCGCGCGCAGGGGACTCTGGTCGAGGTGCACGCCGAGCTCTGGGTCGAGACCCAATCCCAGAAGGGGATCCTGGTCGGGAAAGGAGGGCGGATGGTGCGCGAGATCGGCACCGCGGCGCGCAAGGAGCTCGAGCGAGAGCTCGGAGCCCAGGTGTTCCTCGATCTTCAGGTCAGGGTTCGCGAGCATTGGCGCCGCGACGACGCCCTGCTCGACCGGATCGGCATCGAGTGA
- the trpE gene encoding anthranilate synthase component I, whose product MSAPERDAGPMAISAEPSLDLDPSLERARELAREGNAIPVRLSFVDDCETPVSAFLKLRTDGPCFLFESAEQGRLGRYSFLGFRPRSVLRWQDGVLSEWPGDATAGTEPAARHDAPDPYAAVSEHLGRYRLAPVNDLPPFAGGAVGFFGYDLVRTVEPLGEPNPDPIGLPDMALMVSDVLVVFDHMRHELTLLAYAFLDEGTDVDMAYARAADVLSDLRERLRGPVPRAPRMAPRDAPAGTPVPEFTSNMSREQFEDNVRRIIEYIHAGDAFQVVPSQRFSAPAPVEPFSIYRGLRAINPSPYMYFLDFGDFQLAGASPEPLVKITGRHIETRPIAGTYPRGGSEEEDRQRAEELLRDPKERAEHVMLVDLGRNDLGRVCEYGSVQVDELMAVEAYSHVLHIVSQVSGQLRPEVTAMEALRAVLPAGTLSGAPKVRAMQIIDELEPHKRGSYGGAVGYVGFTGDLDTAIHIRTVVVKDGLVHVQAGGGTVADAKPDYEYDESVTKAKAIFRAVELAVNQSDWP is encoded by the coding sequence TTGAGCGCCCCGGAGCGCGACGCCGGCCCGATGGCCATCAGCGCCGAGCCCTCGCTCGATCTCGACCCGAGCTTGGAGCGGGCGCGCGAGCTGGCACGCGAGGGAAACGCCATCCCGGTTCGCCTCTCGTTCGTCGACGACTGCGAGACCCCGGTCTCGGCCTTCCTCAAGCTGCGAACGGACGGCCCCTGCTTCCTGTTCGAGTCCGCAGAGCAGGGTCGCCTGGGCCGCTACTCGTTTCTCGGCTTCCGGCCCAGATCGGTGCTGCGCTGGCAGGACGGCGTGCTGAGCGAGTGGCCGGGCGACGCGACCGCCGGCACCGAGCCGGCCGCCCGACACGATGCCCCCGATCCCTACGCCGCGGTCAGCGAGCACCTCGGCCGTTACCGGCTGGCGCCGGTGAACGACCTGCCCCCGTTCGCGGGGGGCGCCGTCGGATTCTTCGGCTACGACCTGGTTCGCACCGTGGAGCCGCTCGGCGAGCCGAACCCCGACCCGATCGGGCTCCCGGACATGGCGCTGATGGTCAGCGACGTGCTGGTCGTGTTCGATCACATGCGGCACGAGCTGACCCTGCTGGCCTACGCGTTCCTCGACGAGGGAACGGACGTGGACATGGCCTACGCCAGGGCAGCCGACGTCCTTTCGGACCTGCGGGAGCGCCTCCGCGGGCCCGTACCGCGGGCGCCAAGGATGGCTCCCCGGGACGCCCCTGCGGGCACTCCCGTGCCGGAGTTCACCTCGAACATGAGCCGCGAGCAGTTCGAGGACAACGTGCGCCGGATCATCGAGTACATCCACGCCGGCGACGCCTTTCAGGTCGTCCCGTCGCAGCGCTTCTCGGCCCCCGCGCCGGTGGAGCCCTTCTCGATCTACCGCGGCCTGCGCGCGATCAACCCGTCGCCGTACATGTACTTTCTCGACTTCGGCGACTTCCAGCTGGCCGGCGCCTCGCCCGAGCCCCTGGTCAAGATCACCGGCCGCCACATCGAGACGCGGCCCATCGCTGGCACCTACCCGCGCGGTGGGAGCGAGGAGGAGGACCGCCAGCGAGCAGAGGAGCTCTTGCGCGACCCCAAGGAGCGCGCGGAGCACGTGATGCTGGTCGACCTGGGGCGCAACGACCTGGGCCGCGTCTGCGAGTACGGGTCGGTGCAGGTGGACGAGCTGATGGCGGTCGAGGCCTACTCGCACGTGCTCCACATCGTCAGCCAGGTCTCAGGCCAGCTTCGCCCCGAGGTCACCGCGATGGAGGCCCTGCGGGCGGTGCTGCCGGCGGGGACGCTCTCCGGGGCGCCCAAGGTCAGGGCGATGCAGATCATCGACGAGCTCGAGCCCCACAAACGCGGCTCCTACGGCGGCGCCGTCGGATACGTGGGCTTCACAGGCGACCTCGACACCGCGATCCACATCCGCACCGTGGTGGTGAAGGACGGGCTCGTTCACGTGCAGGCCGGTGGCGGCACCGTGGCGGACGCGAAGCCGGACTACGAGTACGACGAGTCGGTGACGAAGGCGAAGGCGATCTTCCGTGCTGTAGAACTGGCCGTGAACCAGTCGGACTGGCCATGA
- the dnaJ gene encoding molecular chaperone DnaJ: protein MKRDYYEVLGVDRGAGEGEIKKAFRKLARELHPDVNKHDPEAEEKFKEAAEAYEVLSDPDRRGTYDAFGHDGLRSGGWAPRTDAFGSFEDVLSAFFGRGDPLFSELFGFARPGPASGGDLAAQVEVSLAEVLTGAAREVSVEAASTCERCRGNGAEPGTPIRTCETCGGSGEVREVTRVAFGQVVRAGACPACGGQGRLPETPCKECGGQGRTVRARTWEVDVPPGIESGQRIRISGAGHAGEVPGRPGDLYVQVLVTEDERFERHGQELVTVVELPATRAMLGGTVTVPTLDGEREVEVPAGAQPGEHIVIRGLGLPSLRGAARGDQHVVLDVYVPADLSKEQRQLAERLDESLPSANSRRDGRRGTRRRARARRGR, encoded by the coding sequence GTGAAGCGCGACTACTACGAGGTCCTCGGCGTGGACCGGGGCGCCGGCGAGGGCGAGATCAAGAAGGCGTTTCGCAAGCTGGCGCGCGAGCTGCACCCGGACGTCAACAAACACGATCCGGAGGCGGAGGAGAAGTTCAAGGAGGCGGCCGAGGCCTACGAGGTCCTCTCCGACCCCGACCGCCGCGGCACATATGACGCCTTCGGCCACGACGGCCTGCGCTCCGGCGGCTGGGCACCGCGAACGGACGCCTTCGGGAGCTTCGAGGACGTGCTCTCTGCCTTCTTTGGCCGCGGCGACCCGCTGTTCAGCGAGCTGTTCGGGTTCGCCAGGCCCGGGCCGGCGAGCGGCGGCGACCTTGCGGCGCAGGTGGAAGTGAGCCTCGCCGAGGTTCTCACCGGAGCCGCCCGGGAGGTCTCGGTCGAGGCGGCCTCGACCTGCGAGCGGTGCCGGGGCAACGGTGCCGAGCCGGGAACCCCGATTCGGACCTGCGAGACGTGCGGCGGCAGCGGCGAGGTGCGCGAGGTCACGAGGGTCGCGTTCGGCCAGGTGGTGCGGGCCGGCGCCTGTCCCGCCTGCGGCGGCCAGGGCCGGCTGCCGGAGACGCCCTGCAAGGAGTGTGGCGGGCAGGGACGAACCGTCCGCGCCCGCACCTGGGAGGTCGATGTTCCACCGGGGATCGAGTCCGGGCAGCGGATCCGGATCTCGGGCGCCGGGCATGCCGGAGAGGTCCCTGGGAGGCCGGGAGACCTCTATGTGCAGGTGTTGGTCACGGAGGACGAGCGTTTCGAGCGACACGGCCAGGAGCTCGTCACCGTCGTCGAGCTCCCGGCCACTCGGGCGATGCTCGGTGGCACGGTGACCGTCCCGACTCTCGACGGCGAGCGCGAGGTCGAGGTCCCGGCTGGGGCCCAGCCCGGCGAGCACATCGTGATTCGAGGCTTGGGCCTGCCCTCGCTGCGCGGCGCGGCGCGCGGCGATCAGCACGTCGTGCTCGACGTCTACGTGCCCGCCGACTTGAGTAAGGAGCAGCGGCAGCTGGCCGAGCGGCTGGACGAGTCGCTTCCCTCGGCAAACTCGCGTCGGGATGGAAGGCGGGGCACGCGGCGCCGTGCCCGAGCCAGGCGCGGCAGGTGA
- a CDS encoding aminodeoxychorismate/anthranilate synthase component II, whose amino-acid sequence MKTLVIDNYDSFTYNLVQYLGELGTEVDVVRNDKATVEELLGRSPDRLVISPGPCTPADAGVSIEAAEAFPKAGVPTLGVCLGHQSMVEAFGGRTIRGEPIHGKDAEIEHDGRGVLRGLESPLRAGRYHSLVADPELPDELELTATLEDVVMGVRHRELPVEGVQFHPESVLTPRGMDILRNFLS is encoded by the coding sequence ATGAAGACCCTCGTGATCGACAACTACGACAGCTTCACCTACAACCTGGTGCAGTACCTCGGCGAGCTCGGGACTGAGGTGGACGTAGTGCGAAACGACAAGGCAACAGTCGAGGAACTCCTCGGTCGGAGCCCCGACCGGCTGGTGATCTCGCCCGGGCCCTGCACCCCGGCGGACGCCGGCGTCTCGATCGAGGCGGCGGAGGCCTTTCCCAAGGCCGGGGTTCCCACCCTGGGCGTCTGCCTGGGCCACCAGTCCATGGTCGAGGCGTTCGGCGGGCGAACGATCCGCGGCGAGCCGATCCACGGCAAGGACGCCGAGATCGAGCACGACGGCCGGGGCGTTCTACGTGGGTTGGAAAGCCCGCTTCGCGCCGGGCGCTATCACTCGCTGGTCGCCGACCCCGAGCTTCCCGACGAGCTCGAGCTCACCGCCACGCTGGAGGACGTGGTGATGGGCGTGCGCCATCGTGAGCTGCCCGTGGAGGGCGTGCAGTTCCACCCTGAGTCCGTGCTCACGCCCCGCGGAATGGACATCCTCCGAAACTTCCTTTCCTAG
- a CDS encoding PhoH family protein, whose protein sequence is MARKQLTLDNTVAAELAGSEDAVLRELEGRIGCDLHLRGNVLTLDGEEGEVRDAAAVVEELVGLIERGHDVAPATIDTVAGAMDASQRPAEILEDVIWRHRSMRVAPKTVNQKRYVDSIRDHTVTFGIGPAGTGKTFLAVAMAVAALDAREVNRIILTRPAVEAGERLGFLPGDIQAKVDPYLRPLFDALYDMLDPERVSTYFDRGIIEVAPLAFMRGRTLNDSFVILDEAQNTSPEQMKMFLTRLGFGSKMVVTGDITQIDLPQDQRSGLVVIGEILAKVDDISFVRFGGEDVVRHQLVQSIVAAYGEYERDSRERT, encoded by the coding sequence TTGGCGCGCAAGCAGCTCACGCTCGACAACACCGTCGCCGCCGAGCTCGCGGGATCCGAGGACGCTGTGCTCAGGGAGCTCGAGGGCAGGATCGGTTGCGACCTGCATCTGCGCGGCAACGTGCTGACCCTGGACGGCGAGGAAGGGGAGGTCCGGGACGCCGCCGCGGTCGTCGAGGAGCTGGTGGGCCTGATCGAACGTGGGCACGACGTGGCGCCGGCGACGATCGACACGGTCGCAGGCGCGATGGATGCCAGCCAGCGACCGGCGGAGATCCTCGAGGACGTGATCTGGCGCCACCGGAGCATGAGGGTGGCACCGAAGACGGTCAACCAGAAGCGCTACGTGGACTCGATCCGTGACCACACCGTGACCTTCGGGATCGGCCCCGCCGGAACCGGGAAGACCTTTCTCGCGGTCGCGATGGCGGTCGCCGCACTCGACGCCCGGGAGGTGAACCGGATCATTCTCACCCGTCCTGCGGTCGAGGCTGGAGAGCGCCTCGGGTTCCTGCCGGGAGACATCCAGGCCAAGGTGGACCCGTACCTGCGACCGCTGTTCGATGCCCTGTACGACATGCTCGACCCGGAGCGGGTCAGCACCTACTTCGACCGCGGGATCATCGAGGTGGCACCGCTCGCGTTCATGCGGGGCCGGACCCTCAACGACTCGTTCGTGATCCTGGACGAGGCTCAGAACACGAGCCCCGAGCAGATGAAGATGTTCCTGACCCGGCTGGGCTTCGGCTCCAAGATGGTGGTCACCGGCGACATCACCCAGATCGACCTGCCACAGGACCAGCGCTCCGGCCTGGTGGTGATCGGGGAGATCCTCGCGAAGGTCGACGACATCTCCTTCGTGCGCTTCGGTGGCGAGGACGTGGTCCGCCACCAGCTCGTGCAGAGCATCGTCGCCGCCTACGGCGAGTACGAGCGGGACAGCCGCGAGAGGACTTGA
- a CDS encoding PAS domain S-box protein encodes MDSGNSRRLAPFALVAVAAFVAVLVVGTRSRTGELVAAALLLPALIASVYLVPWWRLPAWVQAAPPLLYFAIVALLRDAAGADTSIFAPLVILPVFWFALYGTRPQLLFSVAGVWVTLAAPALIVGAPDYPPRDELIRALLWLLIAGGVGFAVHRLMLEVRARFIEYRSILETAHESFIAAGPDGRIVDWNEQAERDFGWSRGEVIGCDLADTVIPPRFRGVYREGFEELLRSGDHTVLGRRFEMPAMRRDGRQFPVEITVSALPTDGGYRLNAFLHDISERRKSERALREAEERFRRSFDDSAAGMAIVSTEGKWLQVNQALADLTAYPKEELTGMSFADITHPDDVDAEVAALEQLVAGERRRYVTEKRYLRADERLVWVSLSLSPVRDELGDTLYLISHMQDVTERKRTEERLAHQAMHDPLTGLPNRTLFTDRMQLAKARLGRGGTLALMFCDLDHFKAVNDSFGHDAGDRTLMEVADRLRSVLRPSDTVSRFGGDEFALLCEGVDAEAAERIASRIAEAFAVPFVVDGNEISLRTSTGIALTSNPDVDIDELMGDADLAMYAAKQGGGGRHAMFGHDLGARVAPPSRS; translated from the coding sequence GTGGATTCAGGCAACAGTAGGCGCTTGGCGCCGTTCGCGCTCGTTGCCGTGGCGGCGTTCGTGGCAGTGCTCGTTGTCGGCACCCGCTCGCGAACAGGCGAGCTGGTTGCGGCCGCGCTGCTCCTGCCTGCCCTGATTGCGTCCGTCTACCTGGTGCCGTGGTGGCGGCTCCCGGCCTGGGTGCAGGCGGCTCCGCCGCTGCTCTACTTCGCGATCGTCGCCCTGCTTCGAGACGCAGCGGGGGCCGACACGTCGATCTTCGCCCCGCTGGTGATCCTGCCCGTGTTCTGGTTCGCGCTGTACGGCACCCGGCCCCAGCTGCTCTTCTCCGTGGCGGGGGTGTGGGTGACCCTGGCCGCGCCCGCTCTGATCGTCGGCGCGCCGGACTACCCACCTCGGGACGAGCTCATCCGCGCTCTCCTCTGGCTGCTGATCGCAGGCGGCGTGGGCTTTGCCGTCCACCGACTGATGCTCGAGGTTCGCGCTCGGTTCATCGAGTATCGATCGATTCTCGAGACCGCTCACGAATCTTTCATCGCGGCCGGGCCAGATGGCCGGATCGTCGACTGGAACGAGCAAGCCGAGCGCGACTTCGGCTGGTCTCGCGGCGAGGTGATCGGGTGCGACCTCGCCGACACCGTGATCCCGCCGCGTTTCCGGGGCGTGTACCGCGAGGGCTTCGAAGAGCTCCTGCGCTCCGGTGACCACACGGTTCTCGGCCGGCGCTTCGAGATGCCGGCCATGCGCCGGGACGGCCGGCAATTCCCGGTGGAGATCACCGTTTCCGCGCTGCCGACCGATGGCGGCTACAGGCTCAACGCCTTCCTGCATGACATCTCCGAGCGCCGCAAGAGCGAGCGGGCGCTCCGCGAGGCAGAGGAGCGTTTCCGGCGCTCCTTCGACGACAGCGCAGCCGGAATGGCGATCGTGAGCACAGAGGGGAAATGGCTCCAGGTCAATCAGGCGCTCGCCGACCTCACCGCGTATCCGAAGGAGGAGCTCACCGGGATGTCCTTCGCGGACATCACCCACCCGGACGATGTGGACGCCGAGGTCGCGGCCCTCGAGCAACTCGTCGCCGGCGAACGGCGACGGTACGTGACCGAGAAGCGCTATCTCCGCGCGGACGAGCGCCTCGTCTGGGTATCGCTGAGCCTCTCTCCCGTTCGCGACGAGCTCGGCGACACCCTGTACCTGATCTCCCACATGCAGGACGTCACCGAGCGTAAGAGGACCGAGGAGAGGCTCGCCCATCAAGCCATGCACGACCCGCTGACGGGCCTGCCGAACCGCACCTTGTTCACCGACCGGATGCAGCTCGCCAAGGCGCGCCTCGGGCGAGGGGGCACCCTGGCGCTCATGTTCTGCGACTTGGACCACTTCAAGGCCGTCAACGACAGCTTTGGGCACGACGCGGGCGATCGAACCCTGATGGAGGTGGCCGACAGGCTGCGCTCGGTCCTGCGACCCAGCGACACCGTGTCCAGGTTCGGCGGTGACGAGTTCGCGTTGCTCTGTGAGGGAGTGGACGCCGAGGCGGCGGAGAGGATCGCCTCGCGGATCGCCGAGGCGTTCGCGGTGCCGTTCGTGGTCGATGGCAACGAGATTTCGTTGAGGACGAGCACCGGAATCGCCCTCACGAGCAATCCCGATGTCGACATCGACGAGCTGATGGGCGATGCGGACCTCGCCATGTACGCGGCGAAGCAGGGTGGCGGCGGGCGTCACGCCATGTTCGGGCACGACCTCGGCGCTCGGGTTGCCCCGCCGTCCCGCTCGTAA
- a CDS encoding GatB/YqeY domain-containing protein: MDILERVQVDTRAAMKAGDRDRVAALRLLTNALQQEAKLGGDDEVGVLQRERKKRLEAAEAFRKGGSEDRAAAEEAESELIEGYLPEQLSDEELGELVNAAIEEAGVSEAREMGKVMSLVMPRVQGRADGKRVSGAVRERLGSG, encoded by the coding sequence GTGGACATCCTCGAGCGAGTCCAAGTCGACACTCGGGCGGCGATGAAGGCCGGCGACCGTGATCGGGTGGCCGCGCTGCGCCTGCTCACCAACGCCCTCCAGCAGGAGGCGAAGCTCGGAGGCGACGACGAGGTCGGGGTGCTGCAGCGGGAGCGCAAGAAGCGCCTCGAGGCAGCGGAGGCGTTCCGCAAGGGCGGGAGCGAGGATCGAGCCGCCGCGGAGGAAGCCGAATCGGAGCTGATCGAGGGGTACCTGCCGGAGCAGCTCTCCGACGAGGAGCTCGGTGAGCTGGTGAACGCGGCGATCGAGGAGGCCGGTGTGTCCGAGGCACGCGAGATGGGCAAGGTCATGTCCCTGGTGATGCCGCGCGTCCAGGGGCGAGCCGACGGCAAGCGGGTCAGCGGGGCGGTCCGGGAGCGCCTCGGGAGCGGCTAG
- the ybeY gene encoding rRNA maturation RNase YbeY — MIPAPLDLADVPGKLRPAASAALRAAGIAEGHLSVELVPSERIHELNREHRGRDEPTDVLSFPIDGAERVAGPRELGDVVICPEHAGDLNRATVHGVLHLCGYDHEADAGEMLALEAELMQALGRP; from the coding sequence TTGATCCCGGCCCCCCTGGATCTTGCGGACGTCCCCGGGAAGCTCCGGCCCGCCGCCAGCGCGGCCCTGCGGGCCGCGGGAATCGCCGAGGGGCACCTCTCGGTGGAGCTGGTGCCGTCAGAACGGATCCACGAGCTGAACCGGGAGCATCGGGGGCGCGACGAGCCCACCGACGTGCTCTCGTTTCCGATCGACGGGGCCGAACGCGTGGCTGGCCCAAGGGAGCTCGGCGATGTCGTCATCTGCCCGGAACACGCCGGCGACCTCAATCGGGCGACCGTCCACGGCGTTCTCCATCTGTGCGGCTACGACCACGAGGCCGATGCTGGGGAGATGCTGGCTCTCGAGGCCGAGCTGATGCAGGCGCTCGGGCGACCGTGA
- the hisIE gene encoding bifunctional phosphoribosyl-AMP cyclohydrolase/phosphoribosyl-ATP diphosphatase HisIE, translated as MTQSSPLGAVRFDEQGLVPCVTQDWRTGEVLTLAYMNDEALERTRATGEVHFYSRSRKEIWHKGQTSGNVQRVRQIRYDCDGDALVALVDPAGPACHTGQRSCFYRDLEGSADPAEDAPPAAGEPTPAAYEALSVLERTLLDRRERRPDGSYTVELLDDPSRLVDKVREEADEVSRAAGSESDERVTEEAADVLYHLNVLLASRGIPIASALEILNGRRR; from the coding sequence ATGACGCAGTCATCGCCGCTTGGGGCGGTCCGCTTCGACGAGCAGGGCTTGGTGCCCTGCGTAACGCAGGATTGGCGCACGGGCGAGGTGCTGACGCTCGCCTACATGAACGACGAGGCGCTGGAGCGCACCCGCGCCACGGGAGAGGTCCACTTCTACAGCCGCTCCCGCAAGGAGATCTGGCACAAGGGCCAGACCTCGGGCAACGTCCAGCGCGTGCGGCAGATCCGCTACGACTGCGACGGCGATGCTCTCGTTGCCCTGGTCGATCCGGCGGGCCCCGCCTGCCACACGGGTCAGCGCTCGTGCTTCTACCGCGACCTCGAGGGAAGCGCGGACCCGGCCGAGGACGCCCCACCCGCCGCCGGGGAGCCCACCCCCGCCGCGTATGAGGCCCTGTCCGTCCTCGAGAGGACCCTGCTCGACCGCCGCGAGCGCCGTCCCGACGGCTCGTACACCGTTGAGCTCCTCGACGACCCGTCACGGCTCGTGGACAAGGTGCGCGAGGAGGCGGACGAGGTGTCCCGCGCCGCCGGCTCGGAGTCCGATGAGCGGGTGACCGAGGAGGCCGCTGACGTTCTCTACCACCTGAACGTGCTCCTGGCCTCACGCGGGATCCCGATCGCGTCGGCGCTCGAGATCCTGAACGGCCGACGCCGTTGA
- a CDS encoding 50S ribosomal protein L11 methyltransferase translates to MIRLAIRCHPKLAEQVLADLVELAPGGVEEERGRDYVEYAIYGPAGELPALPDLEAIAGEGLVAVSSAEIPDDWADRWQDFHQPLAVGGRLWVRPSWAEARADTIDIVVDPGQAFGTGAHPTTRMCLELLLELADAGLADGPLADWGTGSGVLAIAGAKLGFTPVIACDHEPAALESAGANARANGVELELRRANLRLEPPPQAPTVVANLTAPLLREVARHLERPPKHLVCSGLLAAEADDVRESFAVHGLTERLSRDDGEWVAISFATEPTP, encoded by the coding sequence GTGATCCGCCTCGCCATTCGCTGCCATCCGAAGCTCGCCGAGCAGGTGCTCGCCGACCTCGTCGAGCTGGCCCCGGGTGGGGTCGAGGAGGAGCGGGGCCGGGACTACGTCGAGTATGCGATCTACGGTCCCGCCGGCGAGTTGCCGGCGCTGCCGGATCTCGAGGCGATCGCGGGGGAAGGGCTGGTCGCCGTCAGCTCGGCCGAGATACCCGACGACTGGGCGGATCGCTGGCAGGACTTCCACCAGCCCCTCGCGGTGGGCGGACGCCTGTGGGTAAGGCCCTCGTGGGCCGAAGCCCGCGCGGACACCATCGACATCGTCGTCGATCCCGGCCAGGCGTTCGGCACCGGCGCCCACCCGACCACCAGGATGTGCCTCGAGCTGCTCCTGGAGCTCGCCGATGCGGGACTCGCCGACGGCCCCCTCGCCGACTGGGGCACCGGCTCCGGGGTGCTCGCGATCGCCGGCGCGAAGCTGGGTTTCACGCCGGTCATCGCCTGCGACCACGAGCCGGCAGCGCTCGAATCGGCAGGCGCCAACGCTCGCGCGAACGGCGTCGAGCTCGAGCTTCGTCGCGCGAACCTGCGGCTCGAGCCGCCGCCCCAGGCGCCGACGGTTGTCGCCAACCTGACGGCGCCGCTCCTGCGCGAGGTCGCCCGTCACCTGGAACGCCCGCCGAAGCATCTCGTCTGCTCCGGGCTCTTGGCGGCGGAGGCCGACGACGTTCGCGAGTCGTTCGCCGTGCACGGCCTGACCGAGCGGCTGAGCCGCGACGATGGGGAATGGGTCGCGATCTCGTTCGCAACCGAGCCGACGCCCTGA